Proteins encoded together in one Sinorhizobium meliloti window:
- a CDS encoding pyruvate dehydrogenase complex dihydrolipoamide acetyltransferase, with amino-acid sequence MPINITMPALSPTMEEGNLAKWLVKEGDKVKSGDVIAEIETDKATMEVEAVDEGTVAKIVVPAGTEGVKVNALIAVLAGEGEDVATAAKGGNGAAGAAPAPKPQETAETAPAATPAPAAAPAPQAAAPASPAPAADGEGKRIFSSPLARRIAREAGIDLSAIAGSGPHGRVVKKDVEAAVSGGAAKPAAAPAAAPAPATLAKGMSEDAVLKLFEPGSYELVPHDGMRKTIAKRLVESKQTIPHFYVSVDCELDALLALRAQLNAAAPEKDGKPVYKLSVNDMVIKALALALRDVPDANVSWTDQNMIKHKHADVGVAVSIPGGLITPIVRQAELKSLSAISNEMKDLGKRAKERKLKPEEYQGGTTAVSNMGMMGVKDFAAVVNPPHATILAVGAGEDRVVVKNKEMVIANVMTVTLSTDHRCVDGALGAELLAAFKRYIENPMGMLV; translated from the coding sequence ATGCCAATCAACATCACCATGCCGGCCCTCTCTCCGACTATGGAAGAAGGCAATCTGGCCAAATGGCTGGTCAAGGAAGGCGACAAGGTTAAGTCCGGCGATGTGATCGCCGAGATCGAGACCGACAAGGCGACGATGGAAGTGGAAGCCGTCGACGAGGGCACGGTCGCCAAGATCGTCGTTCCCGCCGGCACTGAAGGCGTCAAGGTCAACGCGCTGATCGCGGTTCTCGCCGGCGAGGGCGAAGACGTCGCGACTGCCGCCAAGGGCGGCAACGGTGCAGCGGGAGCAGCCCCGGCACCGAAGCCGCAGGAAACAGCCGAAACGGCACCGGCCGCCACGCCGGCACCCGCCGCAGCGCCGGCACCGCAGGCTGCTGCTCCGGCTTCTCCTGCACCCGCCGCCGACGGCGAAGGCAAGCGGATCTTTTCGTCGCCGCTGGCCCGCCGCATCGCTAGGGAGGCAGGCATCGACCTTTCGGCGATCGCCGGTTCCGGACCGCATGGCCGCGTCGTCAAGAAGGACGTCGAGGCAGCCGTTTCCGGCGGCGCAGCCAAGCCCGCCGCCGCGCCGGCAGCAGCTCCGGCCCCGGCGACGCTCGCAAAGGGCATGTCGGAGGACGCGGTTCTCAAGCTCTTCGAGCCGGGCTCCTACGAACTCGTGCCGCATGACGGCATGCGCAAGACGATCGCCAAACGCCTCGTCGAATCGAAACAGACGATCCCGCATTTCTATGTTTCGGTCGATTGCGAGCTCGACGCGCTTCTGGCGCTGCGCGCCCAGCTGAATGCCGCAGCACCTGAAAAGGACGGTAAGCCGGTCTACAAGCTTTCCGTGAATGACATGGTGATCAAGGCGCTTGCCCTGGCTCTGCGCGACGTTCCGGATGCGAATGTGTCCTGGACCGATCAGAACATGATCAAGCACAAGCACGCGGACGTCGGCGTTGCGGTTTCAATTCCCGGCGGCCTGATCACGCCCATCGTCCGCCAGGCGGAGTTGAAGAGCCTCTCGGCGATCTCCAACGAGATGAAGGATCTCGGCAAACGCGCCAAGGAGCGCAAGCTGAAGCCTGAAGAATATCAGGGCGGCACCACGGCCGTTTCGAATATGGGCATGATGGGCGTCAAGGACTTCGCCGCCGTCGTCAATCCGCCGCACGCGACGATCCTCGCGGTCGGCGCCGGCGAGGACCGTGTCGTCGTCAAGAACAAGGAGATGGTCATCGCCAATGTGATGACCGTCACGCTTTCGACCGACCATCGCTGCGTCGATGGAGCGCTCGGCGCCGAACTGCTCGCCGCCTTCAAGCGCTACATCGAAAACCCGATGGGCATGCTCGTCTGA
- a CDS encoding SGNH/GDSL hydrolase family protein: MKTVLCYGDSLTWGYDASGSGRHALEDRWPSVLQKALGSNVHVVAEGLNGRTTAYDDHLADCDRNGARVLPTLLHTHAPIDLILLMLGSNDMKPIIHGTAFGAVKGIERLVNLVRRHDWPTETEEGPEILIVSPPPLCETANSAFAAMFAGGVEQSAMLAPLYRDLADELDCGFFDGGSVARTTPIDGVHLDAENTRAVGRGLEPVVRMMLGL; the protein is encoded by the coding sequence ATGAAGACAGTCCTTTGCTACGGTGACAGTCTGACCTGGGGATACGATGCAAGCGGTTCCGGCCGGCATGCGCTGGAGGACCGCTGGCCGAGCGTGCTGCAGAAGGCGCTCGGTTCGAACGTGCATGTCGTCGCCGAAGGGCTAAACGGGCGGACGACCGCCTATGACGACCATCTCGCCGATTGCGACCGGAACGGGGCGCGTGTCCTTCCGACGCTCCTGCACACCCACGCGCCGATCGATCTCATCCTCCTCATGCTCGGCTCGAACGATATGAAGCCGATCATTCACGGCACCGCTTTCGGTGCGGTGAAGGGTATCGAGCGCCTCGTCAATCTGGTGCGCAGGCACGACTGGCCGACGGAAACGGAGGAGGGGCCCGAAATCCTCATCGTCTCGCCGCCGCCGCTCTGCGAAACGGCCAACAGCGCTTTTGCCGCCATGTTTGCGGGTGGGGTCGAGCAATCCGCAATGCTGGCGCCGCTTTATCGCGATCTCGCCGACGAGCTCGACTGCGGCTTCTTCGACGGCGGATCAGTGGCCAGGACGACGCCGATCGACGGTGTCCACCTCGACGCGGAGAACACCCGGGCGGTCGGCAGAGGATTGGAGCCTGTCGTGCGGATGATGCTCGGGCTTTGA
- a CDS encoding GNAT family N-acetyltransferase — protein sequence MTAGATLRPAKRSEAAELAILIDIASHGFASWLWYGGVLSKSAETAFEHGRNVLRRDTGPGAWRDAVVAEIGDEIVGMSVSYGIDASILEIEPKHPVLAPLLFLQKQVVGHWFVDSLGVYRHHRGKGIGRALLENEFSRAGQGPVSLITESHNETAQALYRMNGFEEVARSEAVPLFEDSRKHDWVLFTRNAA from the coding sequence ATGACGGCTGGCGCGACCCTCAGGCCTGCGAAGCGAAGCGAGGCAGCGGAACTTGCGATCCTGATCGACATCGCCTCACACGGCTTTGCCTCATGGCTCTGGTACGGCGGCGTTCTGAGCAAATCCGCGGAAACCGCCTTCGAGCATGGCCGCAACGTGCTGCGTCGGGATACCGGGCCGGGTGCCTGGCGCGATGCGGTGGTGGCCGAAATCGGAGACGAGATCGTCGGCATGTCGGTTTCCTACGGCATCGATGCATCGATTCTCGAGATCGAGCCGAAACATCCCGTGCTTGCGCCCTTGCTTTTCCTGCAGAAGCAGGTGGTCGGCCACTGGTTCGTCGATAGCCTCGGCGTTTACCGCCATCACCGTGGTAAAGGCATTGGCCGCGCTCTGCTCGAGAACGAGTTTTCCCGCGCTGGGCAGGGACCGGTGAGCCTGATCACCGAAAGCCACAATGAAACGGCGCAGGCGCTCTACAGGATGAACGGCTTCGAGGAGGTGGCGCGGTCCGAGGCCGTGCCGCTCTTCGAAGACAGCAGAAAACACGACTGGGTGCTTTTCACCCGCAACGCCGCTTGA
- the lpdA gene encoding dihydrolipoyl dehydrogenase yields the protein MAENYDVIVVGSGPGGYVTAIRSAQLGLKTAIVEREHLGGICLNWGCIPTKALLRSAEILDHANHAKNYGLTLEGKMTANVKDVVARSRGVSARLNGGVAFLMKKNKVDVIWGEAKLTKPGEIVVGAPSKPAIQPQNPVPKGVKGEGTYTAKHIIVATGARPRALPGIEPDGKLIWTYFEAMKPEEFPKSLLVMGSGAIGIEFASFYRSMGVDVTVVELLPQIMPVEDAEISALARKQLEKRGLKIITDAKVTKVEKGANDVTAHVETKDGKVTPIKADRLISAVGVQGNIENLGLEALGVKTDRGCIVTDGYGKTNVAGIYAIGDVAGPPMLAHKAEHEGVICIEKIAGVPGVHALDKGKIPGCTYCDPQVASVGLTEAKAKELGRDIRVGRYSFGANGKAIALGEDQGLIKTIFDKKTGELIGAHMVGAEVTELIQGFVVAMNLETTEEELMHTVFPHPTLSEMMKESVLDAYGRVLNA from the coding sequence ATGGCTGAGAATTACGACGTGATCGTTGTCGGTTCGGGTCCGGGCGGATACGTGACCGCCATTCGTTCGGCGCAGCTGGGCTTGAAGACGGCGATCGTCGAGCGGGAGCATTTGGGCGGGATCTGCCTCAACTGGGGCTGCATTCCGACCAAGGCGCTGTTGCGCTCCGCCGAAATTCTCGACCATGCCAACCATGCCAAGAACTACGGGCTGACCCTCGAAGGCAAGATGACCGCCAACGTCAAGGATGTCGTCGCCCGCTCGCGCGGCGTCTCTGCGCGGCTGAACGGCGGCGTCGCCTTCCTGATGAAGAAGAACAAGGTGGACGTGATCTGGGGCGAGGCGAAGCTCACCAAACCCGGCGAGATCGTCGTCGGCGCGCCGTCCAAGCCGGCCATCCAGCCGCAGAACCCGGTTCCGAAGGGCGTCAAGGGAGAGGGGACCTATACGGCCAAGCACATCATCGTCGCGACCGGCGCGCGCCCGCGAGCGCTGCCCGGCATCGAGCCGGACGGCAAGCTGATCTGGACCTATTTCGAGGCGATGAAGCCGGAGGAGTTCCCGAAGTCGCTGCTCGTCATGGGCTCCGGCGCGATCGGCATCGAATTCGCGAGCTTCTACCGCTCGATGGGCGTCGACGTGACCGTCGTCGAACTGCTGCCGCAGATCATGCCGGTCGAGGATGCGGAAATTTCCGCCTTGGCCCGTAAGCAGCTCGAAAAGCGCGGCCTGAAAATCATCACCGATGCCAAGGTGACGAAGGTCGAGAAGGGCGCGAACGACGTCACGGCGCATGTGGAGACGAAGGACGGCAAGGTCACGCCGATCAAGGCGGACCGTCTGATCTCCGCCGTCGGCGTTCAGGGCAACATCGAGAATCTCGGCCTCGAGGCTCTCGGCGTGAAGACCGACCGCGGCTGCATCGTCACCGATGGCTACGGCAAGACCAATGTCGCGGGCATCTATGCGATCGGCGACGTCGCCGGGCCGCCGATGCTGGCCCACAAGGCCGAGCATGAGGGCGTCATCTGCATCGAGAAGATTGCCGGGGTTCCCGGCGTGCACGCACTCGACAAGGGCAAGATCCCGGGCTGCACCTATTGCGACCCGCAGGTCGCCTCCGTGGGCCTTACGGAAGCGAAGGCCAAGGAACTCGGCCGCGACATCCGCGTCGGCCGATACAGCTTCGGCGCAAACGGCAAGGCGATCGCGCTCGGCGAAGACCAGGGCCTGATCAAGACCATCTTCGACAAGAAGACCGGCGAACTCATCGGCGCCCATATGGTAGGCGCCGAAGTGACGGAACTCATCCAGGGCTTCGTCGTCGCCATGAACCTGGAGACGACCGAAGAGGAACTGATGCACACGGTGTTCCCGCACCCGACCCTCTCGGAGATGATGAAGGAAAGCGTGCTCGATGCCTACGGCAGAGTATTGAACGCCTGA
- a CDS encoding GlsB/YeaQ/YmgE family stress response membrane protein, producing the protein MSLNGVGILAAIIIGGLAGWLAEKFMNSQMGLFANIILGIIGAVVLNFILAALGMAYSGWIAYLIIGFIGACLLIAAGRAVRG; encoded by the coding sequence ATGAGCTTGAATGGCGTAGGTATCCTGGCGGCGATCATCATCGGCGGGCTTGCCGGCTGGCTGGCGGAAAAATTCATGAACAGCCAGATGGGGCTGTTCGCGAACATCATCCTCGGCATTATCGGCGCCGTGGTGTTGAATTTCATTCTCGCGGCGCTCGGCATGGCTTACAGCGGCTGGATCGCCTATCTCATCATCGGATTCATCGGCGCCTGCCTGTTGATCGCGGCGGGCCGCGCCGTCCGAGGGTAG
- the lipA gene encoding lipoyl synthase produces the protein MVTVFDAVSDRAQRVRHPEKAHRPDTEVLRKPDWIRVKAPTSKGYQETRSIVKSHKLVTVCEEAGCPNIGECWDKKHATFMIMGEICTRACAFCNVATGKPNALDLDEPANVAKAVKQMGLSHVVITSVDRDDLDDGGAEHFEKVIFAIREASPETTIEILTPDFLRKPGALERVVAAKPDVFNHNLETVPSNYLTVRPGARYFHSIRLLQRVKELDPTMFTKSGIMVGLGEERNEVLQLMDDLRTADVDFLTIGQYLQPSRKHHKVEKFVTPEEFKSYETVAYTKGFLMVSSSPLTRSSHHAGDDFARLKAAREKKLAAAAE, from the coding sequence ATGGTAACGGTTTTCGACGCCGTCTCGGATCGGGCGCAGCGTGTTCGTCACCCGGAAAAGGCCCACCGGCCCGACACCGAGGTCCTGCGCAAGCCGGACTGGATCCGTGTGAAGGCACCGACCTCCAAGGGATATCAGGAGACCCGCTCGATCGTGAAGAGCCATAAGCTCGTTACGGTCTGCGAGGAAGCCGGATGCCCGAACATCGGCGAGTGTTGGGACAAGAAGCACGCGACGTTCATGATCATGGGCGAGATCTGCACGCGTGCCTGTGCCTTCTGCAATGTCGCGACGGGCAAGCCCAATGCCCTCGATCTGGACGAGCCCGCAAATGTCGCCAAGGCGGTGAAGCAGATGGGCCTGAGCCATGTCGTCATCACCTCCGTCGATCGCGACGACCTCGACGATGGCGGCGCCGAGCATTTCGAGAAGGTCATCTTCGCGATCCGGGAAGCCTCGCCGGAAACCACGATCGAAATCCTGACGCCCGATTTCCTGCGCAAGCCCGGCGCGCTGGAGCGTGTCGTGGCCGCCAAGCCGGACGTTTTCAACCACAATCTCGAAACGGTTCCGTCCAACTACCTGACGGTCAGACCGGGCGCGCGCTATTTCCACTCGATCCGGCTTCTGCAGCGCGTGAAGGAACTCGACCCCACCATGTTCACCAAGTCGGGGATCATGGTCGGCCTCGGCGAGGAGCGCAACGAAGTGCTGCAGCTGATGGACGACCTGCGTACCGCCGATGTCGATTTCCTGACGATCGGCCAATATCTGCAGCCGAGCCGCAAGCATCACAAGGTCGAGAAATTCGTCACTCCGGAAGAATTCAAGTCCTACGAGACGGTCGCCTACACCAAGGGCTTCCTGATGGTGTCCTCGAGCCCGCTGACGCGGTCGTCCCACCATGCCGGCGACGACTTCGCCCGGCTGAAGGCGGCGCGCGAGAAGAAGCTGGCGGCTGCGGCGGAATAA
- a CDS encoding AAA family ATPase, which produces MATYLSDIAKAASLLSGAKRVLVIGCSGGGKTTLARWLSARLDLPFVSMDQAFFWLPGWVSRPRQEQRSLIAERIAEPEWIMDGTNPSSFDLRVPRADFVIWVRMPRRLCLWGVARRWLKWRGRARPEMADGCPERVSRDFIRYIWTFEHEFAPKIAAELRRYAVPILEIRSQAQMHRLLDLLALQP; this is translated from the coding sequence ATGGCGACTTACTTGAGCGATATCGCGAAGGCGGCTTCTTTGCTTTCCGGTGCGAAACGTGTCCTTGTCATAGGCTGCTCCGGGGGCGGCAAGACGACCCTCGCGCGCTGGCTCTCAGCACGTTTGGACCTGCCATTCGTTTCGATGGACCAGGCGTTCTTCTGGCTGCCCGGCTGGGTGTCGAGGCCGCGCCAGGAACAAAGATCCTTGATAGCAGAAAGAATAGCAGAGCCGGAATGGATCATGGACGGAACCAATCCGTCGAGCTTTGACCTTCGGGTACCGCGTGCCGACTTCGTTATATGGGTGCGCATGCCGCGCCGGCTCTGCCTGTGGGGCGTTGCGCGGCGCTGGCTGAAGTGGCGCGGACGAGCGCGACCGGAAATGGCCGACGGTTGCCCGGAGCGGGTCAGCAGGGATTTCATTCGTTACATCTGGACTTTCGAGCACGAGTTCGCGCCCAAAATCGCGGCAGAGCTGCGGCGGTATGCCGTCCCGATCCTGGAGATAAGAAGCCAAGCACAAATGCACCGCCTTCTTGATCTTCTCGCGCTGCAGCCTTAA
- a CDS encoding type II toxin-antitoxin system RatA family toxin, translated as MPHFETNHVVKHSAEQMFALVADVERYPEFLPLCEALSVRSRKERDGKVLLLADMTVGYKAIRETFTTQVLLKREERIIDVNYIEGPFKYLDNVWRFEPVNDNQSIVHFCIDYEFKSRLLGALMGSMFDRAFRMFSEAFEKRADVIYGT; from the coding sequence ATGCCCCATTTCGAAACCAACCACGTCGTCAAGCACTCGGCCGAGCAGATGTTCGCTCTCGTCGCCGATGTCGAGCGCTATCCGGAGTTCCTGCCCCTTTGCGAAGCGCTGAGCGTACGCTCACGCAAGGAGCGCGACGGCAAGGTGCTGCTGCTTGCCGACATGACCGTGGGCTACAAGGCGATCCGAGAAACATTCACGACGCAGGTGCTTCTCAAAAGGGAAGAGCGGATCATCGACGTCAACTATATCGAGGGTCCGTTCAAGTACCTCGACAATGTCTGGCGTTTCGAGCCCGTGAACGATAACCAATCGATCGTGCATTTCTGCATCGACTATGAATTCAAGAGCCGCCTTCTGGGCGCGCTTATGGGCTCGATGTTCGATCGCGCCTTCCGCATGTTCTCCGAAGCATTCGAAAAGCGGGCGGATGTGATCTACGGGACGTGA
- a CDS encoding CinA family protein — translation MWTTDTEEKARAIIRDLTSLGLKLATAESCTGGLIAGALTEIAGSSSVVDRGFVTYSNEAKVEMLGVNPATLAAHGAVSRETAIEMARGAVSHSAADIAIAVTGIAGPGGGSAEKPVGLVHLAAAARDGATVHREMRYGDIGRAAVRLATVHTALDLVAELAHVP, via the coding sequence ATGTGGACGACCGATACTGAAGAGAAAGCGCGGGCTATAATCCGGGATCTCACCTCCCTCGGACTGAAGCTGGCGACGGCGGAGTCCTGCACCGGCGGCCTGATCGCCGGCGCCTTGACGGAAATCGCAGGCTCGTCCTCCGTCGTCGACCGCGGCTTCGTCACCTATTCCAACGAAGCCAAGGTCGAGATGCTTGGCGTTAATCCCGCAACGCTTGCCGCACATGGCGCCGTCTCGCGTGAGACGGCCATCGAAATGGCCCGCGGCGCGGTTTCGCACTCAGCCGCCGATATCGCCATAGCCGTTACGGGCATAGCCGGCCCGGGCGGCGGCTCCGCCGAGAAGCCCGTTGGCCTCGTTCATCTCGCCGCCGCCGCCCGTGACGGCGCGACGGTTCACCGGGAGATGCGTTACGGAGACATCGGCCGAGCTGCGGTGCGGCTTGCCACCGTGCATACGGCGCTCGATCTGGTCGCAGAACTGGCTCACGTCCCGTAG